Genomic DNA from Octopus bimaculoides isolate UCB-OBI-ISO-001 chromosome 3, ASM119413v2, whole genome shotgun sequence:
NNNNNNNNNNNNNNNNNNNNNNNNNNNNNNNNNNNNNNNNNNNNNNNNNNNNNNNNNNNNNNNNNNNNNNNNNNNNNNNNNNNNNNNNNNNNNNNNNNNNNNNNNNNNNNNNNNNNNNNNNNNNNNNNNNNNNNNNNNNNNNNNNNNNNNNNNNNNNNNNNNNNNNNNNNNNNNNNNNNNNNtgaatagaacttattttcgataatttcaattgattttaatttcttttctatttgaaaattggttatgaaacacgtgtaatctttttattatatttatcttatgatatttactttactttatattatactcatttattgtgcttttaattattaatttttctatatgtgatagtggattttcatcgatgagttcttgaaaattggttattttcccgaaaactatatatatatatatattagcagtagTACCCGGCGTTGCACGGGTCTTAATAAATTACCATTCAACTGCGGAAAGATGAGTTCTTACAAGTGAGAAAAGTTTTTGAGCCCTACCTCGGCTACCGCTTCCGCGCAATGCTCTTCTGATTTCAACACCTTACTCCTCAGCCCAGCGTAAATTAGAACCATACACTTGCCAATGAAGCAATAGAATGAAACACACAAATAAGCGTTTAGTAAAAGAAACGAGTTGAACAATTTCAGCGTTTCCTAAGAGGGAACCTTTTGAGTGATAGATTGCTCCCAGTTGAAGGATGTTAATGGTCAACAGTTGGAACGTCGCCCTCAAAAGGTTCATGTAACACGTAGCCGCCATGCGTTCTGTAAATTGGTATCCTTTCCATTGAATTGGTCActttaatgttataaataaacatacttgAGGTAAACGACCGTATAGAAGGCATTAGAAGTGTCCTCAAATATGCAATACCTAACCTGCCTTTTCGCTGGTCCGTTTGTAGCAGCTGTTTGACAACATTGTTTCTTCGCATTATTATCGTGCAACTGCAACGAATCGCCACCTCTTTGCCATCGTATGAGCACCACACGAACGCCTTCCATAAACCCACAAAATGTCAAGAGGCAAGCGCTCTTTTCTGATGCTTCCATCTCATATGGGAAAAATAGTAAAAGTATTTGAGCATACCCcgttatatgcatgcatggcgATATCGTACCCACTTCAGCCTTGCCAAAGACAATGTTTCTTGTCTTGCCCCGACTTGTTAATACGAACAGTCTGTCTCTACTGCCGACTCTGGAGCATGCAACGTACAGCTGGCCGTGGGAAAAGCAAGGCTCTTCCAAGACAAGTCCGGCCACAGAAAGAGTCTGGCCCTGGGACTTGTTGACAGACATGGTGATGCTGGACCGGAGCAAGAATTGCAGTCTTCTGAAGGCGAAAGGTATGTCTGCTCCTGAGGGAGTAATTTGAAAAAGTTTCTTGTAATGTGcgaacaaacatttaaaatatggAGTGTTTCTTTACctaattttacatttataaaaacGTTTTTAATATCTACGCGGAAGATGCTGACTGCAGAACCAACAGTACGAAGACAACATgcttcatcaattttttttacaaCCAGACGTGTTCCGTTCCACAGTGTGGGGGCTCCAAATTGCACAGAAGCATAACCGGAGTTCCGACTTTAAGGCGGAGCGGATGTGGCGGTAGGCCCGGAGGGTCTAAAGAGTTGAGGAACTCCGTTTGGATATTCACCGATTAATTCGCATCTACCATCGTATCGACGTATTTGTATGCGAAAGGAGCACTGGGAAGTGACTGCGAAAGTTGATCATTGTGTTTTGTAACGGTCACGTTTGTCGGATCCAGCACTGCTCTTTCAGACAGCCATGTATGATTGAGATAATTATCTTTTAAATGGGGAAACACTTTATCGGCGAGTTCCGCCAAAGATGAAACGGGAGTTGCAAACGGGTGGACGTCCAGTTCCCCATCAGCATCAAAAAGCACTTTGCCGTCGCAAAGTTTCAGAATGTCACTTGCGAAGTAAGCCGACGTTTGGTCACCGAGCAATCGATCCCTCATGTTGATAGTCACGGTCAGTGACCTGACATGACGCCAGAGCGGAGACGACTTAAGGCATACTTGAACCTCATCTGCTCGCGTGCCTTTGGAGATAACAGGAAGAGTTTGCCTAAAGTCACCTGAAAACAAAAGCGTAATACCTCCCATGGGGGCTTCGCAGCCCTTGATATCCTGAAGGGTTTTGTATAATGCGTCGAAGGCTCCCTTGTGGGTCATAATACACTCGTCCCACACAATAAGCTGACAGCGTTTCAGCACTTGGTCCTGGTCAGAGTTCTTGCTTATATTGCAGGGAGGTGTTTCTGACTTCGTTAAATTGATGGGCAACTTAAAGGTGGAGTGTGCAGTTCTGCTGCCAGGCAGCGAAGTTGCAGCAATCCCTGAAGATGCGACCGCAATCGCAATGCTCTTTTGCATCCTGACCTTCGCTAGGATGATCTTTGTTAGAAAGGTTTTAACTGTACCCCCTGGAGCATCAAGAAAAACAAACCACCTTTCCTCTGGCGCACATGATCAGTCACAATAGTTTAAACATGCCGTTGATCCTGAAGAAGCTTTGGTTCAGTTTCGAGGACGAAATTGGCAAGGGCATCTGTGTCGTAGGAGCTGTAAGAAGTAAATCTGACTCTGAACGCAGCGGCTTAGGCAGACCGCATGAGAGCAAGTCATTCCCACGAGTGATGCAACTGTATTTTCAATGTCCATCAAGGCTTGATTGTGTACCTCATCGCTTATATTTTCTATCCCAGGAAAAAGCAACTTCGTCTGACGTATGAAGTCCTCCGATAAGTCGTGTTTAAATTTTGACAAAGGGTTGTTCAGTTCACAAATTTGCAGCATAACAGCAAATAAAGCTCGTAGACGCTTAGGTGTTTGGGATGCAACAGCTTTGAATAACGTAGCCTCCCACTGCGCATCGTCCTCCAGCAAACCGTGCTTGAGGCATGCTTCCCTGTAAGTGCTGCAAAAAGAGCCATCGACAGTCCTTAAGTCATCAAACTACTGAGGCCCACGTACCTCATGTAACAGAAGGCGAAGATAAAGGCACTCCGGTTGGCTCGGATGCACCGTGTAAACTCTCCCAAGACAGTTGTCAAACAACTTTACACCGGGTTGTCCGTCAACTGGCTGACCTGACTTTCTGCGCACCCATTTTACTTAGTCCATGTGTAGTAGGAAGCAATCTGAGGCTAAAGCAGTTTTTTGCAAGTGGGTCGTTCCGGCACAGAGCGAAGAACGCAGTGAGAGTAGTTTGTCGAGGCTCTTCAACAGTTCTGGCAGCAGTTGCATCGGTAAAGTACACCCTTTGAGCGTTCTCCAGGTGAACTGGGAGTTGCTCGATGGGTTGGTGCCTTTGGTGTATTGGAAAGCCGAAAATACGCCAGAAGACCTCGTTGCTGCTAATAAAACGGCCAACTTGGTATTGTAAGACCTCGTCACAGCAGTTTTCCAACTGTAGACCGAACATAGCTGCGTCTGAGCCCTTCTTGACATATTTTTAGATATACTTGATGGACTTGACGGAATGGCAAAACTCCACGTTCATGTGGGCGCCGAATGTCTTCGAAAGAAGCAGTGAATACGGTACAACCCATCTGTTGTCAACCTCATATTGTCCAATTTTTGTGGTAAAGCCACCGTCTGTACAGAGGGTATCCATCAACGCCAGTTTGTGTTTCCTTTTGGAAACTTCTTGCAGAAGATCTTGTTGCTTAAGCAAGGGGAGCCTAAATTGAATCCGTGCCCACATGGCCCGTGGATCATGGTCGCCTTGACTATTTCAATCAGATGTCAGTCAGTAGATTGGTTTAGAATCTTGGCAAAGATAATCTTGTCAATATCGTTGGGAGGTATTTTTACGGAGAGCCAGATTAGATTGTGAGCATGTGGTAGGCCTCTCTTTTGCCATTCAACAGTATACATATAACATCTAACGAGGCCAAATATTTTCCCTCCCTTAAGAAGCTCCATTAGTTTGATTAGCTTTAACCGGAAGACTCGCACTAGGAGGTCATGGCGGTCTTTCGGATGCTGGCCTGGAAACAATTCATTGTGCTTCTGTAGTTCAGTTTCAGTCTTCCGGTCATCCGCTGAGTACCGTGACGCCATGAAACTCTGTGGGTCAAACTGCAAATGTGTACCGAGTTTGGTTGAAATCGGACGACTTtttgaaaaaattgataattatCGATCGAGTTTTTGCGAAAGCCGAACATTGATCAAAGCAGTTGTTATGACTAAAACATGCCACGGAACATACCTAATGCATAACAGAAATTTCAATCGAATCGGTTTGGTGGTTCAGCGGTTTGGCCCGGCTTCACCCAAAAGCACTTGTACACGGAAATCGCAAACAGCGGAAGAATATAACTTTTTGAAAGGCAGCTTGGGTATTGATTTGATTCAAGAGGTTACCAAGGTTATTGTTTTAACAATGTCACACTCCAACCCTTCCTTTCTCAAGTGTAAGGCCTCATGTATCCGCAGTTTCATGGTAATTTATTAAGACCCATGCAACGCCGGTTACTACTGCTAGTGAAATGGATAAAGGAAGTAGTGAGTACTTACCAGTAGCTTGTGCAGTGCAGAAGCTGTTATTGCTTTAACTATTTCATGCTACACATAGAAATCGCATTCATTTATTGCCGGATGTTTACTGTTATTGACAGTGGCTATTTTGAGGTTACGTGGAGTCACAGTGTGTATGCACACCATGGTGGAGATTAATTGTTTATGCATCGGNNNNNNNNNNNNNNNNNNNNNNNNNNNNNNNNNNNNNNNNNNNNNNNNNNNNNNNNNNNNNNNNNNNNNNNNNNNNNNNNNNNNNNNNNNNNNNNNNNNNGGTTAGGTGGAACTCGAGTTATAAAccttcttgcacacacacacacatacacacaccgacacacagacagtttctgttatatatatatttatgtgtgtgtgcgtgtgcgtacaaaCATGTGGATGTACACacgtagtatataaatatattcatgtaatcgAACATATTTacatagcaaaaatattttagataactTAGTAAAAAGATAGTGTAGAGCCTATGAACCTTTACTCGATCTCCGAGAAAAGTTAGACAGTGATGTATACGCAAGCCAATTCTAAATGCTTCCAATAGTGTAGTCTCTGCTAAAAGTAGCCAAGGACCAAttggtggtgttaaactaggcAACGAATTGAGTTTTCCATCCATTAAGGACAGATtagtatttgatctcagaatgcttTGAACCGGAACTGTCGCAAAACGTCTCAAATGAGACTTTAATGTTTCCATCAGCCTATCGCCATAGATTCGTCGTTTACTTATCaatgaaagaggaaaaacaaagttgacttgtGTGAGGAATATGAATTCAGTTCACAAGAATTTGGAATAAGTATTGtaaagtattttatctgatccaCTGCCTATAAAAGCGTATTAAGGGATTTTTTTCTATGAACTAATAGTCATCTATTCTTAGTTCACAGCATTTAATAGTGTTAGGTGTTTACTTACGACATTTGTTTTCATCGCTGCCGTCTTTGCAATTCCAATAATTGTTACATTTGTTCTTTTCATGAATACATTTGGTCTTATCGGGACACATAAAGGTATTTTCTGGACAATCtataattaatagaaataatgacTGGTATTGATTAAAGTTCTAAATATTTGACTTGATCATAACTTCCTGAAACATGAGTCCGTTGTTAGAGTGTAGAgtacatattaagaatatttacaATCTCAACAATACTTTTAATTGGTGAATGAAGCTTTTAGAAGATGACTTTTTTCCAGCAGTTCAAATGATATAAAATACGATATAATAAAAGTTAAGCAAATCAATATAcctcaatatttaaaatatatgtatttgaagtttctgttatatttgcataaaaaatAATACTGTTGAAATACATTTAGTAATGATTTTTAaagtttacaaaagaaagaatattaaaaatatttaacaaaacaaacaatttagGAAACATGAATGACAGCGAATTTTATACACAAAATTTTTATACACAGAAAATTAACCATATTTGAGAACACGAGTGCAGAATGATAACGGCATGCCTGCCTTTCCTCTGACCGAAATAAAAGAGGTATTCAAATGTTATTAGGTGTAGCTGCTCGACAAGAAGTATGTAAGAGAGAAATTACCTACCACAAATAGAACTATAGAAGAGACAAGCCACTGAGGTTGCCAGCATCATGGTCATAACCGCATGGGGAAAACGGATTACCTATCTTCATATACTCAATCACTCTTgaatactttaaaaataaatggtatTCACAAGTGAGAATCAACTTCATAAGTATTTTAATTGATAGACCAGATTATAAAAGTTACTGGAAGAGATAAAAACGGAAGTAGCCAAAACGGAATTCGTATCAGCTTTGTGTTAGTTCGAAGGACTGTCAAGGTTGTTTTTGTAGTGAAACAGCAGCTGAAGCATTTAAGAAGCTGGAAAGACAATTAGGTTCTGTTGATCAAGAGAAAGCTTTGTTAAAACTTCATGTTCTCTATAGTTTTGTAGTGGCCAGAGAAAATTCTAGACGTGGAAACGAAAACTAGACTCGCACAACTTCATGGAAAACTTAATCAAATACTAAAGGGAAGGCAGAACCTTTCAGCCATCAGATAAATGGTCTTGCACTATACGCAGGAAAGGAATAGGTAGTAAATAGTAAGTCAACACGGTGTACGCGTTATAAACTGTGGATGCTCATGTGCAGTAGAATTACTGGTATGTTGAAAGTGGCGATAGTCTTTGTATATCTCAAAAGCCCATGCGCAACCAGTAATAAGAGCATGTGTTAAATAGATANNNNNNNNNNNNNNNNNNNNNNNNNNNNNNNNNNNNNNNNNNNNNNNNNNNNNNNNNNNNNNNNNNNNNNNNNNNNNNNNNNNNNNNNNNNNNNNNNNNNNNNNNNNNNNNNNNNNNNNNNNNNNNNNNNNNNNNNNNNNNNNNNNNNNNNNNNNNNNNNNNNNNNNNNNNNNNNNNNNNNNNNNNNNNNNNNNNNNNNNNNNNNNNNNNNNNNNNNNNNNNNNNNNNNNNNNNNNNNNNNNNNNNNNNNNNNNNNNNNNNNNNNNNNNNNNNNNNNNNNNNNNNNNNNNNNNNNNNNNNNNNNNNNNNNNNNNNNNNNNNNNNNNNNNNNNNNNNNNNNNNNNNNNNNNNNNNNNNNNNNNNNNNNNNNNNNNNNNNNNNNNNNNNNNNNNNNNNNNNNNNNNNNNNNNNNNNNNNNNNNNNNNNNNNNNNNNNNNNNNNNNNNNNNNNNNNNNNNNNNNNNNNNNNNNNNNNNNNNNNNNNNNNNNNNNNNNNNNNNNNNNNNNNNNNNNNNNNNNNNNNNNNNNNNNNNNNNNNNNNNNNNNNNNNNNNNNNNNNNNNNNNNNNNNNNNNNNNNNNNNNNNNNNNNNNNNNNNNNNNNNNNNNNNNNNNNNNNNNNNNNNNN
This window encodes:
- the LOC106877507 gene encoding ATP-dependent DNA helicase PIF7, with protein sequence MQKSIAIAVASSGIAATSLPGSRTAHSTFKLPINLTKSETPPCNISKNSDQDQVLKRCQLIVWDECIMTHKGAFDALYKTLQDIKGCEAPMGGITLLFSGDFRQTLPVISKGTRADEVQVCLKSSPLWRHVRSLTVTINMRDRLLGDQTSAYFASDILKLCDGKVLFDADGELDVHPFATPVSSLAELADKVFPHLKDNYLNHTWLSERAVLDPTNVTVTKHNDQLSQSLPSAPFAYKYVDTMVDAN